In Aptenodytes patagonicus chromosome 6, bAptPat1.pri.cur, whole genome shotgun sequence, one genomic interval encodes:
- the EHHADH gene encoding peroxisomal bifunctional enzyme produces MAQYARGAAAVAVIRLRNPPVNALSLTVLQALEDGLKRADADPSVKAVTICGENGKFSAGADIRGFSSPKRQGIALGPIISLIERSEKPVVAAIEGIALGGGLEVALGCHYRIAHVKAQMGLPEVTIGLLPGAEGTQRLPRLIGVPAALDIITTGRHIPATEALKLGLVDEVVEENTVEAAIRLANKVIGQPLGPHRLSLKPVPKLPNMEAFLSEALVKVKKQAHGCLAPELCFQAVKAATEQPFADGVRKERELFNILLTSGQAQALQYAFFAERAVQKWTTPSGASWKSASPQTICKAAVIGLGTMGRGIVTSLVKANIPVVALEQNLESLNTGRKAVMLLLEHEAMKMEQGAQTLDFHNPARLQFTVDFDVLRDVDLVIEAVFENMALKKEIFHKLSRICKPGAFLCTNTSALNIDEIASATSHPQQVIGTHFFSPAHVMRLLEIIYGYHTSPTAIATAMQLAKALKKVGVVVGNCFGFVGNRMMFPYVQQAVFLLEEGSRPEAVDQVLEDFGFKIGPFRMSDLAGLDVGWRSRKDQGLTGALIPPETPARQRHGHRYSPLPDLLCENGRFGQKTGKGWYQYEKAGGRTAKPDPWLHNFLAQYRDTHHIKTRFIDQEEILERCLFSLINEGFDILAEGIASGPEHLDVIYINGYGWPKHRGGPMFYASTVGLPRLLAKLQKYSEVHPDVPGLRPSAFLKKLVAMGNPPLKEWMSYLSRQSNKL; encoded by the exons ATGGCGCAGTACGCAAGGGGCGCCGCCGCCGTGGCCGTCATCCGGCTCCGCAACCCGCCGGTCAACGCGCTGAG CTTAACAGTTCTACAGGCATTAGAGGATGGACTGAAGAGAGCAGATGCAGATCCTTCAGTGAAAGCTGTTACGATTTGTGGTGAAAATGGGAAATTCAGTGCAG GAGCTGACATTCGAGGATTTTCTTCTCCGAAGAGACAGGGTATTGCCTTGGGCCCCATCATTTCTCTCATAGAAAGGAGTGAGAAGCCTGTGGTGGCTGCCATTGAAGGCATTGCCTTGGGAGGAGGCCTGGAGGTGGCACTTGGCTGTCACTATCGGATTGCACATGTGAAG GCACAGATGGGTTTACCAGAGGTCACCATTGGGTTACTTCCAGGTGCTGAAGGCACTCAGCGACTACCCAGACTGATTGGGGTACCAGCTGCTCTGGATATAATCACTACAG GAAGACACATTCCAGCAACTGAAGCACTGAAGCTGGGCTTGGTTGATGAAGTTGTGGAAGAAAACACAGTTGAGGCAGCAATTCGCTTGGCAAACAAAGTGATTG GCCAGCCATTGGGACCCCACAGGCTCAGCCTGAAGCCAGTTCCAAAATTGCCCAACATGGAAGCATTTCTCAGTGAGGCTCTTGTGAAGGTGAAGAAACAGGCCCACGGGTGCCTGGCTCCAGAGCTGTGCTTCCAGGCAGTCAAAGCTGCCACAGAGCAGCCCTTTGCAGATGGAGTCCGGAAGGAGCGAGAGCTGTTTAACATCCTGCTGACTTCAGGCCAGGCCCAAGCACTGCAGTACGCTTTCTTCGCAGAGAGAGCAGTGCAGAAGTGGACAACACCCAGTGGAGCTTCATGGAAAAGTGCTTCCCCTCAGACCATCTGCAAAGCAGCTGTGATAG GGCTAGGAACAATGGGCCGAGGCATTGTGACTTCTCTGGTTAAGGCCAACATACCTGTGGTAGCCCTCGAGCAGAATCTGGAGTCTCTGAACACAGGAAGAAAAGCTGTGATGCTCCTTTTGGAACATGAGGCTATGAAAATGGAGCAGGGTGCCCAAACCCTGGATTTCCATAACCCTGCACGTCTCCAGTTCACTGTGGACTTCGATGTGTTGCGGGATGTAGATCTAGTTATTGAGGCTGTGTTTGAGAACATGGCACTAAAGAAGGAAATATTCCATAAGCTATCAAGAATCTGCAAGCCAGGGGCCTTTCTGTGTACAAACACATCAGCCCTGAACATCGATGAAATAGCTTCTGCCACGAGCCACCCACAGCAGGTCATTGGCACGCACTTCTTCTCCCCTGCTCATGTGATGAGGCTATTAGAAATAATCTATGGCTATCACACATCCCCCACCGCCATTGCCACTGCCATGCAGCTAgccaaagcactgaaaaaagttGGAGTGGTGGTAGGgaattgttttgggtttgttgggaaCCGAATGATGTTTCCATACGTTCAACAGGCAGTTTTTCTTTTAGAGGAAGGAAGCAGACCAGAAGCCGTAGATCAGGTTCTTGAAGATTTTGGGTTTAAGATAGGACCTTTCCGAATGTCTGACCTTGCTGGGCTGGATGTGGGCTGGAGGTCTCGAAAGGACCAGGGCCTCACTGGTGCCTTAATACCTCCAGAAACACCTGCCCGCCAGCGGCATGGCCATCGCTACAGCCCACTGCCAGATCTTTTGTGTGAGAATGGCAGGTTCGgccagaaaactggaaaaggctGGTATCAGTATGAGAAGGCTGGGGGCAGGACAGCCAAGCCAGATCCATGGCTTCACAACTTCCTGGCCCAGTACAGAGACACCCATCACATCAAGACCCGCTTTATAGATCAGGAGGAAATCCTGGAGCGGTGTTTGTTTTCCCTCATCAATGAAGGGTTTGACATCCTGGCTGAGGGAATAGCATCTGGCCCAGAACACCTGGATGTAATTTATATCAATGGCTATGGGTGGCCAAAGCATAGGGGTGGCCCCATGTTCTATGCTTCCACTGTCGGGCTCCCTCGCTTACTGGCTAAACTGCAGAAATACTCCGAGGTCCACCCTGATGTTCCTGGGCTACGGCCCAGTGCCTTTCTGAAAAAGCTGGTAGCTATGGGGAACCCTCCCCTCAAAGAGTGGATGTCCTACCTAAGCCGGCAGAGCAACAAGCTGTGA